One window of Erwinia aphidicola genomic DNA carries:
- the yccX gene encoding acylphosphatase, producing the protein MATICVRVWVHGRVQGVGFRYSTQREAKQHGLSGYAKNLDDGSVEVLACGEQSGVEALLAWLKAGGPRSARVDKVLTEPHHPTHFPQGFSTA; encoded by the coding sequence ATGGCAACGATCTGTGTGCGCGTATGGGTTCATGGCAGGGTGCAGGGGGTAGGATTTCGCTACAGCACCCAGCGCGAAGCGAAGCAGCACGGGCTGAGCGGCTATGCTAAAAACCTGGATGACGGCAGTGTGGAGGTGCTGGCGTGCGGTGAACAGTCTGGAGTGGAAGCCCTGTTGGCCTGGTTGAAAGCCGGAGGACCACGCAGCGCCAGGGTGGATAAGGTGCTGACTGAACCTCACCACCCCACGCATTTTCCGCAGGGTTTCAGCACCGCTTAG
- the yccA gene encoding FtsH protease modulator YccA, translating to MDRIVSSTRESSLLSTHKVLRNTYFLLGLTLAFSALTATLSTVYALPAPGLILMLVGFYGLMFLTYRLANSPAGILAAFAFTGFLGYSLGPILNSFLSAGMGDVIGLALGGTALVFFCCSAYVLTTRKDMSFLSGMMMAGFVVLLVAVVANLFLNIPALHLAISVLFVLFSAGAILWETSNIIHGGETNYIRATVSLYVSLYNIFVSLLSLLGMSRNN from the coding sequence ATGGATCGCATCGTTTCAAGCACACGTGAAAGCTCGCTGCTCAGCACGCACAAAGTTCTGCGCAACACCTATTTCCTGCTCGGCCTGACGCTGGCATTTTCCGCGCTCACCGCCACGCTGAGCACCGTATATGCCCTACCGGCACCGGGACTGATCCTGATGCTGGTCGGTTTTTACGGCCTGATGTTCCTGACCTACCGTCTGGCTAACAGCCCGGCCGGCATCCTGGCGGCGTTTGCCTTCACTGGCTTCCTCGGTTATAGCCTTGGCCCGATTCTTAACAGCTTCCTGTCTGCCGGTATGGGCGATGTGATCGGCCTGGCACTGGGCGGCACCGCGCTGGTGTTCTTCTGCTGTTCTGCCTATGTGCTGACCACGCGCAAGGATATGTCATTCCTTTCCGGCATGATGATGGCCGGCTTTGTGGTGCTGCTGGTGGCTGTTGTCGCCAACCTGTTCCTCAACATCCCTGCTCTGCACCTGGCGATCAGCGTGCTGTTTGTTCTGTTCTCTGCCGGCGCGATCCTGTGGGAGACCAGCAACATCATTCACGGCGGCGAAACCAACTATATTCGCGCCACCGTGAGCCTGTATGTGTCGCTGTATAACATCTTCGTCAGCCTGCTGAGCCTGCTCGGCATGTCGCGTAATAACTAA
- the tusE gene encoding sulfurtransferase TusE, with protein MQFEGKEIERDAQGYLKSVADWNETLALALAAEESIELSEAHWEVVRFVRAFYLEFNTSPAVRMLVKAMAQKYGEEKGNSRYLFRLFPKGPAKQATKIAGLPKPAKCL; from the coding sequence GTGCAGTTTGAAGGTAAAGAGATTGAGCGCGATGCGCAGGGCTATCTGAAATCAGTTGCGGACTGGAATGAGACGCTGGCGCTGGCGCTGGCGGCAGAAGAGTCCATCGAACTGAGCGAGGCCCACTGGGAAGTGGTGCGCTTCGTGCGGGCATTTTATCTGGAGTTTAATACCTCCCCGGCGGTGCGCATGCTGGTAAAAGCGATGGCGCAGAAGTACGGCGAGGAGAAAGGCAACAGCCGTTATCTCTTCCGCCTGTTCCCGAAAGGTCCGGCAAAGCAGGCCACCAAAATTGCCGGTTTACCCAAACCGGCTAAGTGCCTGTAA
- the hspQ gene encoding heat shock protein HspQ, with amino-acid sequence MIASKFGIGQQVRHQLLGFLGVVVDVDPEYSLEEPAIDDVVDSDAMRSAPWYHVVMEDDDGQTVQTYLAEAQLSWELPGEHPDNASLDELAASIRQQLTAPRLRN; translated from the coding sequence ATGATTGCCAGCAAATTTGGTATCGGACAACAGGTACGCCATCAGCTGCTCGGTTTTCTCGGTGTAGTGGTGGATGTCGACCCGGAATATTCACTGGAAGAACCCGCCATTGATGACGTCGTGGATAGCGATGCTATGCGTTCAGCCCCCTGGTATCACGTGGTGATGGAAGATGATGATGGCCAGACGGTGCAAACCTATCTGGCTGAAGCGCAGCTGTCGTGGGAACTGCCCGGTGAACACCCGGATAACGCCTCGCTGGACGAGCTTGCGGCATCCATCCGCCAGCAGTTGACCGCTCCCCGCCTGAGAAACTGA
- the rlmI gene encoding 23S rRNA (cytosine(1962)-C(5))-methyltransferase RlmI yields MTVRLILAKGREKSLLRRHPWVFSGAVARMEGKASSGETIDVCDSSGKWLARAAWSPESQIRARVWSWQQDESIDIDFFVRRLKAAQQLRDWLAQRDNLDSYRIIAGESDGLPGVTIDRFGNFLVLQLLSAGAEYQRAALIAALQTCYPGCAIYDRSDVSVRKKEGLELTQGLVLGEMPPELLPITEHGMKLLVDIQTGHKTGYYLDQRDSRLATRRYAEGRRVLNCFSYTGGFAVSALMGNCAEAISVDTSQAALDVARQNVELNGLDLSKAQFLRDDVFKLLRRYRDEGEKFDLIIMDPPKFVENKNQLMGACRGYKDINMLAMQLLNPNGMLMTFSCSGLMSTDLFQKLIADAAVDAGRDVQFIEQFRQAADHPVITSYPEGMYLKGFACRVL; encoded by the coding sequence ATGACCGTACGATTAATTCTTGCCAAGGGACGTGAAAAGTCCTTACTTCGCCGCCATCCATGGGTTTTCTCTGGCGCGGTTGCCCGGATGGAGGGCAAAGCCTCCTCCGGTGAAACGATTGATGTCTGCGACAGCAGCGGTAAATGGCTGGCGCGCGCCGCCTGGTCGCCTGAATCACAGATCCGCGCCCGCGTCTGGAGCTGGCAGCAGGATGAATCGATTGATATCGACTTCTTCGTGCGCCGCCTGAAAGCCGCTCAGCAGCTGCGCGACTGGCTGGCACAGCGTGATAATCTCGACAGCTACCGTATTATCGCCGGTGAGTCTGATGGGTTGCCAGGGGTGACCATCGACCGCTTCGGCAACTTCCTCGTGCTGCAGCTACTGTCCGCCGGTGCAGAGTATCAGCGTGCCGCGCTGATCGCTGCGCTGCAGACCTGCTATCCGGGCTGCGCCATTTATGACCGATCCGACGTCAGCGTGCGCAAGAAAGAGGGTCTGGAGCTGACCCAGGGCTTAGTGCTGGGGGAGATGCCACCGGAACTGCTGCCGATTACTGAACACGGCATGAAGCTGCTGGTCGATATCCAGACCGGGCACAAAACCGGTTACTACCTTGACCAGCGCGACAGCCGCCTGGCCACGCGCCGCTATGCCGAAGGCCGCCGCGTGCTGAACTGCTTCTCATATACCGGGGGCTTTGCCGTGTCCGCACTGATGGGTAACTGCGCTGAAGCGATCAGCGTAGATACGTCGCAGGCGGCGCTGGACGTGGCGCGTCAGAACGTTGAGCTGAACGGCCTGGACCTCTCTAAGGCCCAGTTCCTGCGCGATGACGTGTTCAAGCTGCTGCGTCGCTACCGTGATGAAGGCGAGAAGTTTGATCTGATCATCATGGACCCGCCAAAATTCGTTGAGAATAAAAATCAGCTGATGGGCGCGTGCCGTGGCTACAAAGATATCAATATGCTGGCCATGCAGCTGCTTAACCCTAACGGGATGCTGATGACCTTCTCCTGCTCCGGCCTGATGTCCACCGATCTGTTCCAGAAGCTTATCGCGGATGCTGCCGTGGATGCGGGGCGTGACGTGCAGTTTATTGAGCAATTCCGCCAGGCCGCCGATCACCCGGTGATTACCAGCTATCCTGAAGGGATGTATTTGAAAGGTTTTGCCTGCCGCGTATTGTGA